The sequence GTTGGGGTGGGGGTAAACCAAACATATGAACGGCAGAAAATGATGGGTCATGGAGCCATGGACCACCAGCACCAGCGCACCACCATCGCAATGCCTGTAAGCTTTCACTGATTCCCACCACCCACAATCAATACTAAATTGTTCAACACGTGTGGTGGTGGGTGGACCTGCTCTCAATAGATTGGATTCCTTAACTTCCCAACCAACATTTCTTATTAGGATATACAGCATCTTAACACGTTAAACCtacaaaatttgtcaaataattttatcatcactattattattcaaaatgaattacaaaataaagctctttttttaattaacttttataAGCTTAATAATACCTTTCctatttttgactttgattAGAAATTGAAGATGAAATTCAAAACCATGAATTTTTAAAGGACAATATTGacattataaaagttttataaaacattgaaTAACTTCTtgtataaatcaaaataaaacttttatcaaaaataatattttcctaacTTTTGTATTAAACTCTTTAAATCATAAGctaattgaaaatgaaatcaaaatcataaattttaaaggataacattggtattataaatattttattaaacattgaATAACTTTTTGTATAAATAATACAAAGCTTCTATAAgaagaagtattttttttaacttccatACTAagctattttttaaatcataagttAATTGAAgatgaaatcaaaatcataaattttaaaggaCAATATTGGTattgtaaaagttttattagACATTGAATAGCTTCTcgtataaataaaaataaagcttctatgaaaaaaagtattttcttgACTTTCTTATTGagcttgtttttaaattataagttCATTGAAGTAGAAgtcaaaatcataaattttaaaagataatattggtattataaaagttttattaaacattaaataactttttgtataaatcaaaataaagcttcTATAAGAAGAAGTATTTCTTTGACTTTCATATTAAGctcttttttaaatcataagttaattaaaaatgaaatcaaattcataaattttaaaaaacaatattggtattataaaagttttattagaCATTGAATAACTTCTtgtataaatcaaaataaagcttcTATGAGAAGAAATATTTTTCTGACTTCTAtattaaaactcttttttaaattataagttaATTGAAGATGGgatcaaaatcataaattttaaaggaCAATATTGGtattgcaaatattttattaaacattgaATAACTTCTtgtataaatcaaaataaagcttTTATAAGAAGTATTTTACTGGTTTCCAtattaaactcatttttaaatcataagcTAATTGAAGATGAAgtcaaaatcataaattttaaaggaCAATATTGGTAATTATGAAAGTTTTATTAGACATTAAATAACTTCTTATATAAATCAAGATAaagtttatataaaaaacaatattttcgACTTCTATATTAAgctctttttaaaatcataagttaATTGAAgatgaaatcaaaatcataaattttaaaggaCAATATTAATAtcgtaaatattttattgaacatTGAATAACTTCTTGTATAAAtcaaagatttaaataaaacttcTATGAGAAGTATTTTCCTAGCTTCCATATTAAGcttgtttttaaatcataagtTAACTAAGATGaagttaaaatcataaattttaaaggataatatcggtattataaattttttattagacattgaatatttttttcgtataaatcaaaataaagcatCTATAAAGAGAAGTTCCTGACTTTCATTGATATAAAGTAAATTAGGATgaaaattcaccaaaaaatgtgtttttaaaaaattaaattattattattttttaagtaggAGACAAACATATTTATAGATTTtaattggcaaaaaaaaaaaaaagaaagaaggataCCCATAAATTTTGCAACATTACTGCACACtatcaaaaaccctaaaatctcTCAAATCAAATAAACCAGAAATCTTTTGATAATGATCTTATTTACATCCCTTTTTGCCTTTCAAGGACACAAATTCTGGAGTCTGTGCATCTGATTACGGAAAATCTTTGTCATTACATGCCAAACTTTACTTGGGTAGTCCACATTTATGATTTAACATGAGGCCAATGGACTCACGCTTCCATTTATTATGCTCACAAGTTGCCAAATCCCATATGATAACTACATCAAAGCCATGTTGTGTAGTGCTCCAAAATTCATTGTAATTGTAACccactttgttttctttttctggttTTCAAAATACAATCGGAAATTGTTGATAAATAGCTGCAAAATATCAAATCATATCTTTAAGAAGATTACTTTGCCCTTTCATCTTTCTTGAGCAACAGTATCCGTGGAAAATATTCCATCTTCAATTCTCTGTATGGAGTTTGGTGCCCTAAGGAAATCTAAAAGCAAGTGGTGAGTTTGTTTTGGGGTTTATGATTTGCAAACAGTTGAAAGTTGGTGTCATCACATCTTCACAGGAGTCATTGTAACTTTCCCATAAAGCACCTAGTTCTGTTCACTTGTTCTCTCTGGTGAGCTTCAGTTGAGCTATAATGGCTGTCTTTGCCTCCTTTTCTGCGCCCAATTCTCGTCCCTTCAGCTTTCCTTGACATCTACTCTCATgggttttctctattttctcagTTTCATCTCTCCCTTTGTTGACGGTGATGTGTGTTGTGGTTCTTGGCTTCTTCTTCTGTGCCTTGATTCCAAGATTCCTCATCATTTTTAGCTTTTCCCTACCTTTCCCATCTGAAATAATTGCTTTGTTTGCAGTTCTGCTTTCACTTTTCTAGCTGTGAGTACTTTTGCGCTGtgataatttcaaattttatgaagtgttttgcTGTTTTCTTCATCTGGGTGTctgttaattttgaaatttgattagaaattcGATCAATGCCACCCTCATATTTCCCTCTTCGGTGGGAGAGCACTGGAGACCAGTGGTGGTACGCTTCACCAATTGATTGGGCAGCTGCAAACGGCCACTATGATCTTGTGAGGGAGCTTCTCCACCTCGACACCAACCTCCTCATCAAGCTCACCTCTCTAAGGCGAATTCGCCGCTTGGAAACAGTGTGGGATGATGAAGAACAGTTCGATGATGTTGCCAGATGCCGCTCTCAAGTTGCCCGGAAGTTACTCCGGGAATGCCAGACCAAGAGAGGACGCAACTCTCTCATTAGAGCAGGCTATGGTGGATGGCTTCTGTACACTGCTGCCTCAGCGGGGGATGTGGGTTTTGTGAAGGAATTGCTCGAGAGAGACCCTCTGCTTGTGTTTGGAGAAGGAGAATATGGTGTCACTGACATATTTTATGCTGCGGCCAGGAGCAAGAACTCTGAGGTTTTCAGGCTGCTGCTTGATTTTTCAATCTCACCGGGGTGTTTTAGGAGCAGTGGAGAGGAATTGGATGAGCAATCGGATGAAGTTTCTCCAGAATTTAGGTGGGAGATGAGGAATAGGGCTGTTCATGCTGCAGCTAGAGGGGGAAATTTGGAGATTCTGAAGGAGCTTCTTCATGATTGTACTGATGTTCTGGTTTATAGAGATATGCAGGGGTCTACAATCTTACATACAGCCTCTGGAAGAGGACAGGTTGAGGTATTGATTCTTATGCTACAACAATTGCATATATTTCTCAATGCTCTATTTCAAGTTTTCAGTAATTGTGTTGCTGTTTGTTGAGATTTCTGTACACTTAATTAAGCACCTTAGGTGATTGATTTGTGTAGATGTCTAGTTTGGAAGGTCTTTGTCTTCTACGAAGTCAAGACAGACGGTTTTGAACTAGGAGAAGATTCCAAGAAGAAGGAATAGGTCTGTCTGCTTACTTTTGTTTTTAGGTAGAATTtaggtaaatgctaggtgaaaTCCTATGTGTTTCGAGCTAATAAAGAAGATGCTGTTGGCTGTTTCCCTTCATTATATATGTGGATGTAGTCACCTTAGCTGGGAGAATTTCTAAGTTGGTGCAAATTGAAGGTGTCAAAAGATGAGAAGCAGCCCCGAGTGATTTTCATAATAGAAAGAATTCAACCTGTAATGCCCAAAAACGCCATCTTGATTAATTGAGTCATCACTTGTCATGTCTGATTCGCCCTTTTAGAGTTAGCCTGAAACTGCTTAGATGTTTCCTTCATGGTGATACATTTCTGGGACAAGCTTGGGGGCATCTGGATGTTTGTTATAGACTAAAAATTCGgttgtttttcctttccctcGTCCTCCTTTCTGTTTTTCTGTCACAGGATTTTTAGCTTCATACTTCATTTTACATCTGGGCAAGTAGATTGAATTACTACTGGAGAAGAAATTGTCCCCTTCTGGTGTTTGGTCTCTGTCAACTCTTCATGTTTCCATgactacattttctttttaagtggACTCTTTAAACCTCTGGTTTCTTGTTTAGCCCCTATAGTGTAAGGTATCTATGGATCTTGTCGGTTGTATTCTTTAATCAAGCATTCTGTTTGTGCAGATAGTTAAGGGCCTACTGGAATCCTATGACATTATCAACTCTACAGACAATCAGGGGAACACAGCATTGAATGTGGCTGCTTACAGGGGTTACTTAACTGTGCTAGAGGTTCTAATTCTTGCATCTCCCTCTTCAATCTTTTTGACAAACAATTATGGGGACACTTTACTCCACATGGCAGTGGCTGGTTTTCGAAGCCCGGGTTTCAGGAGACTGGACCGGCAGATTGAGCTCATGAAGCAGTTGCTACGTGGGAAGATTGTGAACATGGAAGAGATCATCAATGCCAAGAACAATGATGGAAGAACTGCTCTTCACATGGCTGTAATTGAGAACATTCAGTCAGATGTGGTGGAATTGCTGATGACTGTGCCATCAATTAATTTGAACATCCGGGATGCTGATGGTATGACTCCTCTAGATCTCCTCAAGCAACGCCCACAATCAGCTTCTTCTGAAATCTTAATCAAGGAGTTAATTTCAGCTGGAGGGATAGCCAATTGTCAGGATTATATGGCAAGAAGTGCCCTTGTTTCCCACCTGAAAATGAAGGGTATTGGGAGCAGCCCGGGGACTTCTTTCAGAATCTCAGATGCAGAAATATTGTTGTACTCTGGTATTGAGAATGCGTCCAATGCCAGCCCTGATCCTGCAAGTGGAGAGCTCAGTTCATGGTCCAGTGAACTTGCTCACCTTGACCCTGCAACAGATATCAACTTGGCTGATGATAATAAAGGCTCTGTAAATAATGCTGCAAGGCGCTTGAAGATCCTTCTCCACTGGCCCAGAAAGCAAGGAAAAGCTGACAGCAAAACATTGGGAGAAGATGATTCTTTGGACTCATACAAGATATCTAGAAATCTAGAAGATGATCCGACCCCTCTTCGACACACATTCTCAAAACTCACATCTCTCCCAAACAATAAAAGAGTAGTCTCTTTCAGGAGCTTACTCCCAAGCCCTTCAACCAAGAAGAAATTCGCAGTAGGCCTAATGCATGGTGTGATCCGCGCAATGCCCCAATTAGCAGACCCAGCTGAATCATCTTCACCTCCTTTTTCAGAATCGCCCGTGTCATCACCTAGATCTGCAGAGAAGCAGAAGGGCATAGCTATTGAGAATGGCACTACTGGACCCTCTACCTCAAATCAGGGGGTGAAGGGTGGAAAACGAGAAATGAATAACAAACAAAGTTCCTTCAACAAGAAGATGATGAACCAGTACTTCTGCTTCGGAGCACAAGGCATAGCCGTGGAGAATTCGATTCGCAGCCAGAGTTACAGGCATGCAGTTGTTTGATGGGCAGAAGACTTCCATTTCTGAGTGGCAGATGTTTGCTTGTGCTGTAATGTGTGTAGAACTCTATTTGGGGTTTGAGCTTCAATTTTCGGACTTGGGCGGTTTTATAGACCGTTAGTGTGTAGGGGTTGGGCTTCAATGTTCGGGCCTGAATGGTTTTTACGGGGCATTAGTGTGTTAGGCTCAGGCTCCAAGCGTAGTTGGGCTTCGGCCCCAAGTTCTAGAGTGGCCCGAGTCTCAGGCCAATGGGCCAAATCTACATCCTAGCATCAAGAAACACTCTCTCTTAAGTAAAACTTTGCCATTAGAACTTGCTAGGGATGCAACCGAACCCCTTCCCAATTTAAGGATGGAGGTGACATGGGCAAAGTTTGAATGGGTTAGGGTTGTAAGCGCTTTGCCTTAATGTGCTTGATTTTGATTGCTTCCCTTTTTGAATTGGGATAAACTGATCTTGAAATTCTTTGATGCTTAAATTAAAGTTGCTTAATATGACAATTTTGTTTGCAGTAGATGAATGTAATGGTTGTCTACATAAATGTTGAGGGTGATGGTGGGAGATTATTTTGATGAGTGGGCTATGTGATCTCATCATATCATTGGTGGTAACCACATGGAATCAGTTTATTTACACAAACGGATATATTTAGAATCTTATCCATTCGAaatccaaattaaattataagcAAAACTAAAATTAGTGTTTATCCCTAAAAAGCGGAGATTGAATCTGTAAACAGTAACAATATCAACCCAAACTGTCTCGagacaaattcaaatttcctttACAAGTGGAAGGAATTCTAACGACTTTTACACGTATAGTGCAGTGTCACACCCcttcttgaaatatttgaacCTCCATACATGTATATGTATTTGCTTCAGTTGTTTCTCAATGCAGAGGCTTTGAGTTGTAGTTGAGGCTTTGAGTTGTAATTGAGGTCTGAGTAATCAAAtccttgagaaaaaaaaatgttggaggATGAGCAGAAGGCTAGTAGAGCCAAGGACATTGACAATTGGCTCCCGATCACGTCGTCCCGAGACGCCAAATGGTGGTATTCTGCATTCCACAATGTGACTGCCATGGTTGGGTCTGGTGTTCTCGCCCTCCCTTATGCTATGGCAGGGCTTGGatggtatttttctttctcactcCTATACTCTTATATATCTTCTGAGAATGGGGTTGGAATTGTAACATTTTTTTGCTTTGATATTTAGGGGCCCTGGGGTGGTTGTTCTTATACTTTCATGGATCATCACTTTGTACACTCTATGGCAAATGGTTGAGATGCATGAAATGGTTCCCGGGAAGCGGTTTGATAGATACCATGAGCTAGGACAGCATGCCTTCGGTGAAAAGCTTGGCCTCTGGGTTGTGGTGCCTCAACAGTTGGTTGTAGAAGTGGGTGTTGACATTGTGTACATGGTCACCGGAGGCAAATCCTTGCAGAAGTTCTACAATATTGTTTGTTCTGACTGCCGACGGCTCAGGACCACCTACTTCATCATGATATTTGCTTCTTGTCACTTTGTCCTCTCCCATTTGCCCAACTTCAACTCCATTAGCGGCGTCTCATTTTCTGCAGCAGCAATGTCCTTAACGTTAGTCAGTTAATTACtgttttttctattcatattAATACATATAGCCTGTGATATTTTTGTGACATGTTCACGCTGTAACGGCGGTTGCCCATTTTCTGCAGTTACTCGACTATCGCTTGGATAGGTTCAGCTCATAAGGGTGTCGTAGCAGATGTTGACTACAAATACAAAGATTCGACCTCAACTGGAAAATTCTTCCACTTCTGTCATGCCTTGGGTGAAGTAGCATTTGCCTATGCTGGTCACAATGTGGTGTTGGAGATCCAAGCTACAATTCCTTCCACCCCTGAGAAGCCTTCCAAGGGACCCATGTGGAAAGGAGTCATTTTTGCTTACATGGTTGTTGCCATCTGCTACTTCCCTGTTGCTTTAGTTGGGTATCGGGTGTTTGGGAACAGCGTTGCTGACAATATCCTTATCACACTCGAGAAACCCGGTTGGCTTATTGCAGCAGCCAACATTTTTGTTGTCATCCACGTTGTTGGAAGCTACCAGGTTCAATTCGAAAACTTCTCCAAATAATATGTTCTTATTTCATTGAATCTTCATTTCCTCATAAGCTTGTGGGAACTGCAGATATATGCGATTCCGGTGTTTGACATGATGGAAACATTCCTGGTGAAGAAACTGAAATTCACACCATGTTTCAGGCTTCGTCTTATTACCCGCACTTCATATGTTGGTGAGTGGTTGATGCTCTTCTTTCTTTGGACGAGTTATGTCGACAAAGCTTCATCAGCCTATTTTCATGTTCTTATATATCTTGGTTGATTGCAGCTTTTACGATGTTCATTGCTATGATGATCCCTTTCTTTGGTAGTCTCATGGCGTTCTTGGGAGGATTGGCTTTTGCACCCACAACATACTTTGTAAGGAATAAATCCTCCCACATCCATCTTAAGTTTCTACCCATGGGGCTGGACTACCCCTTCATGACGGAATAATAAATCCTTAATTGTGGTTTTCTGCAGCTCCCCTGCATCATGTGGCTTGCTGTTTACAAGCCCAAGACCTTTAGCTTATCATGGTGTTCAAATTGGGTATGTTAACTAGATACCGCCTCTTAAAGCTTAGCCTTTCTCcattttttggtatttggaCGGGTGGGTTCAAGGATTAACAGGCTTTCTGTTTGAATCTTTGCATTTCAGATCTGCATTGTGCTGGGAGTAGTATTGATGATTTTAGCTCCCATTGGTGCACTAAGGCAGATCATCCTTCAAGCCAAGACCTACAAATTGTTCTCGTGATTTTCTTCCCACCGCAATAAGGATTGGATTGACTCGCAAAGAATTTCAATATCAGATGGTGATGATTTTGACTTCAACTATTCATTTTAACATCAAATTTCATGATGTTTCTTCTAGGAACCAACTGCAAAATTTTGAATCTCCTTGCTGGGTCTTATAGTTTCTCTCTGtcgttttcatttgtttttagaGACCACTATTGAATATATGTTTCCAACTTGGCAAAAATGTCTGGAATTTCAATCCTCCCTATCCTTTAGTACAAAGGGTTATTGATGCTAGCTTCTACCATGCATTAGTACTAAAGTGGATTTGAGTAGGATGACGTGCTCACCTAAGGGTTTAGAATAAAGATAAACGAATTTGAGACGAATTtagaaagtttttaaaaacctgGGATGAAGTTGGGGCTAGTTTAGATATGACTCTCTCACGTCCTCCaattatacataattttaaataaaaattatttttgtttcgtTTACCAACTTTTTTggcataaataaaatattatttttcataaaaagaaattataaatatttttaatatttctttatgtacaaatcatatttatttttaataaaatgtaaatttgaaaaacaaaaaattgaaaaaaaataaaataaaacaggGTAGGGTAAGTATAGGAATTTCCTATTCTTGTCTGTCTCATTTAGTTTtagtaatatttatattatttttgtttgttttaattttcattttgaagttttaattcattttagtaATTCATTTTAATGATTCTGGCACAGTGCTATAGTTATTGGGTTGATTGAGCAAATGAGTGCTATAAATTTGCATATTGATTTGTAAAGCTCTTAGATTTCTAGTTAGATTctatagttttttatttgttaaaggTAAGTTCCTTGGTAAAAAATTAGTGGTTGTTTGGTAAAcctacttaataatttaaagggacttaataatttaatttaagtcattaagtaaattaaacatgtttgataaaataacttaatgatttaacttaaagtaaaaaataactttaagtaataaataaaaataattaacttattctttagtcaaaatcttcattttacttttttaccatCATTTGCCTTAATTACCTCTACGGGGATATCTTTTACTACTCTAAAACCTCCAttcttatttgatatattttaccataattataatttatgagaataaatatattcatgtgatgatttagaataaattttaagttaattttatcaaataaccttaatatttaaagtaaaaattaagtaataagtttttagtcaacaacttaaatataatttaacttaaagtcaacttaagtcagtaataagttttaagttttactaaacacCCCTTAAATATGAATCttaattaagttatttgtttctGATTCCTTATAACTATCCATTGAGATTGATCATTAGGTGGAGTGAACGTAAAAACGAATAGAAGTTAAATTATGGAAGTAACATTATCATTTTTAGATCTAGTTTTTTgagaaataaagaaagttaATTGACTTGGTTGGTTTTAGATAATAAGATGTTAATTATTGGTTCATTAAAAGGGTTTTCAAAAAGTAGCATATAATATTTTGCTCTAAATTCGTAGTCTTAGGACTAATTGATAGGCTTATGCTTCCCtccattgattttttctttttctttttttttttgtccaagAGTTAGATATTAGTAGGAATCTACAGGAGAAGCAAAGGGGCATATATTAGGGTTGTGTTCGATATATGGAAGTAGGAATGATAATAACCACACAAGTCTCGAAGAAGTTCATAAGTCACAACTCACATTTGCCATTGCTCTATATTCAGCCTCAGTATGATCATGATACTGTATTTTGCTTCTTAGATTTCCATGAAACCAAATAATTCCCAAGAAAGACGCAAAATCCACTAATAGTTCGTCTTGAATCCTTACAAGTTGCCTAATCTACATCAGCAAAGGCCTTGAGTTTAGTTGTTGAAGAGGAAAGAAAGAAGAGGCCTTATCCAACTAATCCTTTGATATATTGCAAAACTTGATAAGCAACTTGAAGATGACTAGATCTTGGATTAATAAGGAATTGGCTAAGACGATGGACCGAGTATGAGAGATCAAGTCGAGCGTTTGTGGGGTAAAGAAGCTTACCAATCAGCCATCTATACAATCTTGGGTCTTCAAGAAATTCCCCATCATCTTGTGAAAACTTAACATTAGCTTCCATAGGTGTGCTTGCATGTTTACAAGCTAAGAACCCTGTGTCAGACAATATCTAAAGAGCATAATGCCTTTGGCTAACCGAAATCCCTTTACTCGACCTAGCAACCTCAAGGCTGAGAATATACTTGAGTTGTCCAAGATCTTTGGGTTTGAATCTACCATCAAGGAGTATTTTGAGATCTTCAACCAGTTTTGCATTTTATTAGTGATgacaatgtcatcaacatatactaGTAATGCAAGAAATGAATTACCTTCATGTTTTATGAATAAAGAGTGATCTGTAGCAAATTGAGTGAACCATTCTTCCAATAGCACACCTGAAAATTTGGCAAACCACTATACATCAAAGGTAAATGCCATCCTAAATAGGTTGGACAATATCTCGATGTAtgaaattctattaaaaaagtAGTAGAAAAATAGAAGTTGCTCACTAAATAATTATGGTATAAGGCTTGTTTGGTAGTGAGAATGATAATCACCctttaatttaggttttttttttttctatggaCGTGTTACATGTCCTACTTGGAAGACATGGTGGTGGATATAAGCGTGCATGATGTAAATGGAAACCAAGTATGGATATCAAAGAAGACATTTTTTTCAATGATATTAATGGGTTCTTTTAATGCGATAAAATGCATGAAATTAAACTCTTAAGAGGTAATTGTAGACATTTAATTCTTTGTTGAAGAGAATTAAAATTCACTATATATTCACCAAATATTGCGACACATTTTTAACAGAGCAGTGTACAAGCAAATGAAAGAACAGAAAACTAAAAGACTCTAAGAGGAGAACCAACTGTTTCATTTGGCTCTTCGGACGAGCACCATTATTCAACTTCTCAGACAATCGATCAAATCCTTTTTGCAATGGGAAGATCATCATAAGAACACTtcgaaggtcttggcttgaagGATGATCTGCCTTAGGGCACCAATGGGAGCTAGAATCATCAATACCACTCCCAGAATTATACAGATCTGCAATGCACAAATTCAAACGAAAGCCTGTTAGTCCTTGTCAACTTGCCctgccaaaaatgaaaagataggaaaaaagaaaaaagaactaaGAGAGGCTAGGCCATAAGATGCAGTGTGGAGTTAACATACCCAATTTGTAAACCATGTTAGGCTAAACCTTTTGGGTTTGTAAATTGCAAGCCACATGATACAGGGGAGCTGCACCAAAACCAAAATTGAAGATATAATATTCCATTGTGAAAGATATATGATAGCCTAATACTGGATAGAAATTTGTATCTCGAAGCCTTAGCAGTAAGATGCATGAGGAAGGATTGATTCCTTACAAAGTAGGTCGTTGGTGCAAACACCAATCCTCCTAAGAACCCAAGCAGGCTACCAAAGAAAGGGATCAACATGCCTATAAACATTGTAAAAGCTGCAACCATGGAATATAAGAAAGATTAGTCATGAAACTAATCTGAAGCTTTGTCATAACTCATTCAAAGAAAGAAGAGCATCAACCACTCACCAACGTATAGAGTGCGGGTAATATGACGAAGCCTGAAAGATGGTGTGAATTTCAGTTTCTTCACCAAGAATGTTTCCAACATGTCAAACACTGGCATCGCATATATCTGCAGTTCCCACAAGCTTACGAGGAAATGAAGATTCAATATTggaataaaaacatattatttggAGAAGATTTTGAATTTGGAATTGCACCTGGTAACTTCCAATAACATGGATGAAAACAAACAGGTTGGCTGCTGCTATAAGCCAGCGGGGTTTCTCCAGTGTGATAAGGATATTGTCAGCAACAATGTTCCCAAACATCCAGTATCCAATCAGAGCGACAGGGTACTAGCAAAAGGTAACcacaatataagcaaaaatCACTCCTTTCCACATGAGTCTCTTGGAAGGCTTCTCAGGAGTGGAGGGAATTGTTGCTTGGATCTCCAACACCACATTGTGACCAGCATAGGCAAATGCTATGCCACCCAAGGCGCTAAAGAAGTTGAAGACTCTTCCAGTTGTGGTCGAAGCTGTGTATGTATATTGCACATCTGGTTGGACACCCTTATGGACCGAAGCTGTCCAGGCAATAGTTGAGTAACTGCAGATTGAAAATAGACAATCCATATAGTACCACAGGGTATGTAAGAAAACTAATCACAAACTAGATATATGAATATCTACAGCAACTTACGTTAAGGACATGATTGCAGCAGCAAATGAG is a genomic window of Vitis riparia cultivar Riparia Gloire de Montpellier isolate 1030 chromosome 1, EGFV_Vit.rip_1.0, whole genome shotgun sequence containing:
- the LOC117916770 gene encoding lysine histidine transporter 1-like, which translates into the protein MLEDEQKASRAKDIDNWLPITSSRDAKWWYSAFHNVTAMVGSGVLALPYAMAGLGWGPGVVVLILSWIITLYTLWQMVEMHEMVPGKRFDRYHELGQHAFGEKLGLWVVVPQQLVVEVGVDIVYMVTGGKSLQKFYNIVCSDCRRLRTTYFIMIFASCHFVLSHLPNFNSISGVSFSAAAMSLTYSTIAWIGSAHKGVVADVDYKYKDSTSTGKFFHFCHALGEVAFAYAGHNVVLEIQATIPSTPEKPSKGPMWKGVIFAYMVVAICYFPVALVGYRVFGNSVADNILITLEKPGWLIAAANIFVVIHVVGSYQIYAIPVFDMMETFLVKKLKFTPCFRLRLITRTSYVAFTMFIAMMIPFFGSLMAFLGGLAFAPTTYFLPCIMWLAVYKPKTFSLSWCSNWICIVLGVVLMILAPIGALRQIILQAKTYKLFS
- the LOC117916752 gene encoding uncharacterized protein LOC117916752, producing MPPSYFPLRWESTGDQWWYASPIDWAAANGHYDLVRELLHLDTNLLIKLTSLRRIRRLETVWDDEEQFDDVARCRSQVARKLLRECQTKRGRNSLIRAGYGGWLLYTAASAGDVGFVKELLERDPLLVFGEGEYGVTDIFYAAARSKNSEVFRLLLDFSISPGCFRSSGEELDEQSDEVSPEFRWEMRNRAVHAAARGGNLEILKELLHDCTDVLVYRDMQGSTILHTASGRGQVEIVKGLLESYDIINSTDNQGNTALNVAAYRGYLTVLEVLILASPSSIFLTNNYGDTLLHMAVAGFRSPGFRRLDRQIELMKQLLRGKIVNMEEIINAKNNDGRTALHMAVIENIQSDVVELLMTVPSINLNIRDADGMTPLDLLKQRPQSASSEILIKELISAGGIANCQDYMARSALVSHLKMKGIGSSPGTSFRISDAEILLYSGIENASNASPDPASGELSSWSSELAHLDPATDINLADDNKGSVNNAARRLKILLHWPRKQGKADSKTLGEDDSLDSYKISRNLEDDPTPLRHTFSKLTSLPNNKRVVSFRSLLPSPSTKKKFAVGLMHGVIRAMPQLADPAESSSPPFSESPVSSPRSAEKQKGIAIENGTTGPSTSNQGVKGGKREMNNKQSSFNKKMMNQYFCFGAQGIAVENSIRSQSYRHAVV